The following proteins come from a genomic window of Musa acuminata AAA Group cultivar baxijiao chromosome BXJ1-7, Cavendish_Baxijiao_AAA, whole genome shotgun sequence:
- the LOC135680017 gene encoding uncharacterized protein LOC135680017: MNRLLNVCSSSSCDSEAEERGVVEASRWNDASGIVTCLSVNTRRLLSDQFSMRETKIEVKWEKRRQKILLRRRIIVGSDGDGGGAKEEEQEREGEEMRPSARTTSLTDEDLDELRGSIDLGFGFNEEEGGHDLCDTLPALNLYFAVNREFSDPPKLQPLPSPPDSTPVATSSWSTLCSIPGPPSPNEPSQPGSTDSWKICHPGDSPQHVKTRLRHWAQAVACSLRQSC; the protein is encoded by the exons ATGAATCGGTTGCTGAACGTGTGCTCTTCGTCTTCCTGTGACAGCGAGGCGGAGGAAAGGGGCGTGGTGGAGGCGTCGAGATGGAATGATGCAAGCGGCATCGTTACCTGCCTCAGTGTCAACACAAGGAGGCTGCTTTCGGATCAGTTTTCGATGAGGGAGACGAAGATTGAGGTCAAGTGGGAGAAGAGGAGGCAGAAGATACTGCTCAGAAGGCGGATAATAGTGGGAAGCGACGGCGACGGAGGAGGAGCgaaggaggaggagcaggagcGCGAGGGAGAGGAGATGAGGCCAAGTGCAAGGACGACGAGCTTGACCGACGAGGATCTCGATGAGTTGAGGGGATCCATAGATCTTGGGTTTGGCTTCAACGAAGAGGAAGGTGGACATGACCTCTGCGACACACTCCCCGCGCTCAACCTTTACTTCGCCGTCAACCGCGAGTTCTCCGACCCCCCCAAGCTTCAACCTTTGCCGAGCCCACCAGACTCCACCCCGGTCGCCACCTCTTCGTGGTCCACTCTCTGCAGCATCCCCGGCCCACCGAGCCCGAACGAACCGTCACAGCCAGGGTCTACAGATTCTTGGAAGATCTGCCATCCAG GAGACAGTCCGCAACATGTGAAGACGAGATTACGGCACTGGGCGCAAGCAGTGGCGTGTTCTCTGAGGCAAAGCTGCTGA
- the LOC135679737 gene encoding F-box/kelch-repeat protein At3g18720-like — protein sequence MEEAAMNKTLSNTTTENTSTVVDEVMAETICKHHPDLPLLDQMANCECQQGSNPNALPALGLHGSSIAIDKNQKRGTNIETRPTRYIPTDIVESLLTRMNPKDAVRLSVVCKDWRAATRLFDPTTRRTPWLIITKPMKTTCRLQSIVDKEVSFEIEFHGFPTERAYFSYCSHGWLSSIPRILNPMHLVNPFSGEWLQLPAHDLAPSFLCMSSAPTTRDCAVLARDCYNFLYVWRPGDESWTKFEDPFQHFSTIISFEGQFYAWDYYSGLLTVLQVLPFRLRELSVPCPISFTSHYILFMRLVECCGNILLVIVTKLSHGSLSIYLYRLDMENKAWIKMESLGDRALFLDYRFFNPAISVSASEVGCHANCVYINGVYDVMVYDMDNHMIESFSFRHGQCSYIDGPIWITPSLN from the exons ATGGAGGAAGCAGCCATGAATAAAACATTATCAAACACGACGACTGAGAACACATCGACGGTCGTCGACGAAGTGATGGCAGAGACGATATGTAAGCATCATCCTGATCTACCACTCCTTGATCAGATGGCGAATTGTGAGTGCCAACAGGGCTCTAATCCGAATGCCCTTCCTGCTTTAGGTCTTCACGG ATCTTCAATCGCAATCGATAAGAATCAAAAGAGGGGGACCAACATCGAAACCAGGCCAACCAGGTACATTCCGACCGATATTGTGGAGTCGCTCTTGACGCGGATGAACCCCAAGGACGCCGTGCGCCTTAGTGTTGTATGCAAGGACTGGAGGGCCGCAACAAGACTGTTCGACCCGACTACGAGGAGGACTCCATGGCTAATTATCACGAAGCCTATGAAGACCACCTGCCGCCTACAAAGCATAGTAGACAAGGAAGTCTCCTTCGAGATCGAGTTCCATGGCTTTCCAACAGAAAGAGCCTATTTCTCCTATTGCTCACACGGTTGGCTGTCGTCCATACCCCGTATCTTAAACCCAATGCACCTAGTGAATCCTTTCTCTGGGGAATGGTTGCAACTCCCAGCTCATGATCTTGCACCAAGTTTCCTCTGCATGTCATCAGCTCCGACAACCCGTGATTGTGCCGTTCTTGCACGTGACTGCTACAATTTTCTCTATGTTTGGAGACCAGGAGATGAGTCTTGGACCAAGTTCGAAGACCCATTCCAACATTTCAGTACAATAATTAGCTTCGAGGGGCAATTCTACGCCTGGGATTACTACAGTGGGCTCTTGACAGTTCTTCAAGTCCTTCCTTTTCGACTCAGGGAACTGTCGGTGCCATGTCCCATCAGTTTTACTAGCCATTATATTCTTTTTATGCGATTGGTTGAGTGTTGTGGAAACATATTGTTGGTCATCGTTACAAAGCTTAGTCATGGATCCCTAAGTATCTATCTATATAGACTTGATATGGAGAACAAGGCATGGatcaagatggagagcttgggagATCGAGCATTATTCTtagattatcgattttttaatCCGGCAATTTCAGTCTCGGCTAGTGAAGTTGGATGTCATGCTAACTGTGTttatatcaatggtgtatatgatGTCATGGTTTACGATATGGATAACCACATGATAGAAAGTTTTTCATTTAGACACGGACAATGTTCATATATTGATGGCCCAATTTGGATTACCCCAAGCTTGAATTGA